The Streptomyces lienomycini sequence TGGGTGACGTGGGTGGTCAGTGCCGCGTGCATGGCGTCCGCGGCACGGGCGGCCGACGGCCCGCTCACCGACAGGACGTGTGTCGCCAGGCCGTCGATCAGCGCGGTCAGCGTCAGCGCCGCCGCCTGCGGGTCGACCCCGGCGCGGAACACACCCTGTCCGACACCTCGGCGTACGACGTCGGCGACGGTCTCCCGCCACTGCCGGTAGTACTCCGAGTGCAGCCGGCCCACCGCCGTGGAGCGCGCGGCCTCGGCCCACAGGTCGAGCCACACCGCCCACTGGCGGCGCTGCTGCTCGGTGCGCGGCGTCTGCAGCGCGAGGAGCTGGCGCAGTTCCGCCGCCGCGTCGTCCGCCCCGGCGAGACGGGCGGCGCGGTGCGAGGTGTCCTCGTCCATGCACCAGCGCACGGCGGCCTCCAGGAGTTCGGCGCGGCCCGGGAAGTGGTAGTGGATCGCGGCGCTGCTGGTGGCGCAGGCACGGGCGATGTCGGCGACCCGCACCGCGTGGAAGCCGTGCTCCGCGATCAGCCGGACCGTCTCGCGGACGATCTGCAACGGTCGTCCGCCCTCGATGCCGACGGTCGGCGCCGGGTCCTCCTCGCGAGGCCGGGTGCCGAGCAGCCAGCCCGCGTCGACCCGGCCCTCGTCGGCGATCCGTGCCAGCTCCGCGACCGTGAAGCGGCGGGTGCCACTGAGCGAACGCGAGAGCTTCGACGGATCCAGGACGACACGGCGCGCGAACTCGCGCTGGCTGACGCCCGCCGCCGCGATGACCTCGCGGACGCGGGCGGCGGTGTCGGCGGCCGGTGCGCCGCCGTCGAGGACATCGTCGGTTTCCACGGGACCCGACCCTAGGGGTGTGTTGCGGAAAACTCAACATCCCCGAGTGGGGAAGTGAGAAGTCACGGGTTGACACTGCTGGTGCAAGGTACCGGTACGAGCCTTGCGTAAGTTGTTGAGAACCTGACTGGCGTGCCAGTCAGGAGCGTGCACTCGCCCGTGGACTGTCATCCGGGCGACCGGCGCACGGCGAGTACGGCCAAGTCGTCCTGCTGCACGCCCTCGGTGAAGGCGTGGACGTCGTCGACGAGTGCGTGGGTGAGCCGGCCCGCGGTGATGTCGGCGTGGCCGGCGAGGCGAGTCTCCAGCGGATAGAAGGCGCCCGCGGGGGAGCGGGCCTCGGTGAGGCCGTCGGTGCACAGCAGCAGCGTCGCCCCGGCGGGAAAGGGGAACCAGGACACCGTGCGCGGCTCGTCGACGAGGTCGGCCAGGCCGAGCGGCGCATGCTCCGTCCCTCCGGTGACGGGGGTGACGGTCCCGTCGTGCAGCACGTAGGGCGGGATGTGGCCGCACATGACGAGCTGG is a genomic window containing:
- a CDS encoding TetR/AcrR family transcriptional regulator; the encoded protein is METDDVLDGGAPAADTAARVREVIAAAGVSQREFARRVVLDPSKLSRSLSGTRRFTVAELARIADEGRVDAGWLLGTRPREEDPAPTVGIEGGRPLQIVRETVRLIAEHGFHAVRVADIARACATSSAAIHYHFPGRAELLEAAVRWCMDEDTSHRAARLAGADDAAAELRQLLALQTPRTEQQRRQWAVWLDLWAEAARSTAVGRLHSEYYRQWRETVADVVRRGVGQGVFRAGVDPQAAALTLTALIDGLATHVLSVSGPSAARAADAMHAALTTHVTHTILTP